In Pseudomonas sp. P5_109, the genomic window CGCGGCAGCGATCTGGGTGGTCATGTCGGTGATGTTGGCCACCGCTTCGCTGATCCCCACCAGAGCCTGGTCCGCTTCCAGTACCCGCGCTACACCTTCTTCGGCCTGACGATGCCCGGCTTCCATGGTCTGCACGGCGGTGCCGGCGGTTTGCTGGAGCTTGGCGATCAGCGCATGGATCTGCCCGGTGGACTCGCTGGTGCGTTGCGCCAGCTGACGGACTTCGTCGGCCACCACCGCAAAACCACGACCCATCTCGCCGGCCCGGGCCGCTTCGATGGCGGCGTTCAACGCCAGCAGGTTGGTCTGGTCGGCGATGCCTTTGATCACGTCGACCACACCACCGATTTCGTTGCTGTCCTTGGCCAGTTGGGTCACGGTCACGCCGGTTTCACCGACCACCACCGACAGGCGCTGGATGGCTTCGCGGGTTTCCCCGGCGATGTCGCGACCACGACCGGTCAGGCGATTGGCTTCCTGGGTGGCGTCGGCGGTGCGTTGTACGTGGCTGGCGACTTCCTGGGTAGTCGCGGCCATCTGGTTGACCGCAGTGGCCACTTGCTCGGTCTCGACCCGTTGACGTTCCAGGCCGCTGGAGCTGTTGTGCGCCAGGGCATCGGATTGCCGGGCCTGATCGGTCAGGTGTTCGGCCGTGTCCTGCAGACGCGTCAGGCAGGTTTTCAGGCGCGCTTCCTGACTGAGGATCGACATCTCCAGGCGCGCCTGGTCGCCGCGACTGTCGGTGTACATCTGTGCGATCAACGGGTCGGACGTGGTCTGCTCGGCCAGGCGCAGCAAGCGCTTGAGGCCACGCTGTTGCCACCGCAGGCCCATAAGGCCCAGTGGCACCGAAAGACCGGCCGCCAGGGCAAAACCCCAATGGGAGTTCAGCGATGCACCGATCATGAAGCTCAACTGGCTGACCAGAATGAACGGCAACCAGTCCTGCAGGATCGGCAACCATTTATCCGAAGAGGGAATGGCCGACTTGCCCTGGTTGATGCGTTGGTAGAGCGCTTCGGCGCGGCGGATCTGTTCGGCGGTGGGCTTGACCCGCACCGACTCGTAACCGGTCACCTGTTTGCCTTCGAAGATCGGTGTCACATAGGCGTTCACCCAGTAATGATCACCGGTCTTGCAGCGATTCTTGACAATGCCCATCCATGGCAAGCCTTGTTTCAGCGTGGCCCACATGTGTGCGAACACCGCGGCCGGGACGTCGGGGTGACGGACCAGGTTGTGCGGTGCACGGATCAACTCCTCTCGGGAAAACCCGCTGATCTCGACGAAGGCGTCGTTGCAGTAGGTGATCATGCCCTTGGCATCGGTGGTGGAAATCAACCGTTGCTGAGCCGGGAAGGTCCGCTCGCGTTGTGTAATTGGCTGGTTGTTACGCATGGCTTTTTTAATCCGCAAGGCTTTCAAGTGCTGTATCGGCAAGATCGGCGGATTGTTGAGATTATTTTTCGATAATCAGCGATGCGTCGCAAAATGACCCTTGCGTCAGCCGACGAGCATCGGATAGGTGAACAGGCCGAAGTGCAGCAGGTTCAGGCCGAAGTGGCAGGCAACGGCAGCAGCCAGTCCGCCGAAACGGTAGGCCAGGCCATAGCCGATCCCGGCCAGGCTGGCCAGCAAGACCCATTGCCATCCTGCCCCGACATGCGCCAGGCCGAAGATCAACGAAGCCAGGAGCAGGGCCAGGTTTTCGCCATGGCGCAGGTTTTTCAGGCAACGGCTCAGGCCACCCTGGATGTAGCCGCGGAACAGCGCTTCCTCGACCAGGGTCACCAGCAGCAGATTGTTCAGTAGCCACAACCAGGCTTGATCCGGCCATTTCGGCGCCCAGGCGATGACGCCCAGCAACAGCGCGCCGCCCAACGCCAGCACGGTGCTCAGGGGCAGTGCCAGTGCGGTGGCATACAGCGATAGCCGAAGTGAACGGCGGCCGGCAATCCACGGGCAAACCAGCAACAACCAGAAGCCGATCAGCGGTTTGTCCAGGTTCAGGTGCATGGCGAATGACACGGCATCATCGGTAAAACGCTGGGGATCGATAACGCGA contains:
- a CDS encoding CPBP family intramembrane glutamic endopeptidase produces the protein MLALPWTFLALLSFGYGLALTYGHLGWLSAIPVFLLLVAGVAVRQHYIPFARYLGHGLFIVLALALATHWLPGFYNGRVIDPQRFTDDAVSFAMHLNLDKPLIGFWLLLVCPWIAGRRSLRLSLYATALALPLSTVLALGGALLLGVIAWAPKWPDQAWLWLLNNLLLVTLVEEALFRGYIQGGLSRCLKNLRHGENLALLLASLIFGLAHVGAGWQWVLLASLAGIGYGLAYRFGGLAAAVACHFGLNLLHFGLFTYPMLVG
- a CDS encoding methyl-accepting chemotaxis protein, which codes for MRNNQPITQRERTFPAQQRLISTTDAKGMITYCNDAFVEISGFSREELIRAPHNLVRHPDVPAAVFAHMWATLKQGLPWMGIVKNRCKTGDHYWVNAYVTPIFEGKQVTGYESVRVKPTAEQIRRAEALYQRINQGKSAIPSSDKWLPILQDWLPFILVSQLSFMIGASLNSHWGFALAAGLSVPLGLMGLRWQQRGLKRLLRLAEQTTSDPLIAQMYTDSRGDQARLEMSILSQEARLKTCLTRLQDTAEHLTDQARQSDALAHNSSSGLERQRVETEQVATAVNQMAATTQEVASHVQRTADATQEANRLTGRGRDIAGETREAIQRLSVVVGETGVTVTQLAKDSNEIGGVVDVIKGIADQTNLLALNAAIEAARAGEMGRGFAVVADEVRQLAQRTSESTGQIHALIAKLQQTAGTAVQTMEAGHRQAEEGVARVLEADQALVGISEAVANITDMTTQIAAATEEQSAVAEEISRNISNISQLADQTSEQAQNSALLSEELTKTANTQYSLVERFNR